The genomic segment GAGCTCAACTGTCGTTTCAAATTAGATTAACTCATTTCATTCACTCCAAAGACATGTCTCGTTGTTACACTACTACATTGAAAACATATATGGCACATTACATCAACAATTGAGATAAACAAATGAGTTGTAACTGGCGCTTAGGTAGCTAGCAGTTTCCGCTGTCGTCATCAGCTGGCGACGGATTCCGCGACTGGTACAAACGAAGCCACCGCGTTCGAAAGAAATGTAAGTTTAAGCTCTTCTAGGCATTTTCTGGCTTATGGCATGTCCACTACACATTTGATTAATTGTTGAAATTATATTGCGTTTCATTTATCATATATACGTAGTGAGAAGAGGAATGTATTCGGTAAATTGCAGGACAACGGTTCTGCTCCCTTGTTTTCTAGAGCGGTTGAATGAAAATCAATGGCGGCGGATGACTTTAAGAGTGGGGCTTTTAATCAACTTGGACATCAGTCATTACATTAGtgatattaaattttaaatatggCAGCAAAGTTACGATACTATGAAAACCTTTAATGGTTCGGGTACTTTCTGTGGGTTTTGATTCTTTCCATGAATTATTTGTCGCAAGGAATGGTCTTAAAATGTTATTGTGCTCTAAAACAGTATTTAATCACAACGTGAAAGAAAAATGCTCAATCAAAATCCAATTTATTGCAGCTGTCGTTTGATTTTAGACTGTTTAGAGAAAGGAGTAATCCAATGATATTATTTTGAGAATTCAGATTACTTTtccaatttaattaatttatgacACGCAATTAATCAAAGGAGCAATTAAATAATGTCACAGACCTACCTGTTCTTTGCTTTCAAGGTTAAATCATTACTGCTAACTACTGCTAAGCCATTTTAATGTAGAGATTCCAGTCAAAGGGTAAATAGAGATGTCTTTAATGTTAAGCAATAGATGTTGTTAAACTACAATGCACATGCATAAACAATACCAAAATGCAATGTAgactctttatttttaaatacactaaaatgatttattatggTGAGTAGAGTTGTTTTCATTATTCGAAgtatttcttcacatttttgcacAAAGACTGGATCAGAATAAAGTCTGTGTGGAAATTTGAACTTGAAATGCATATGAAGATGTATTTTTATATCTGGTGTTAACAGAGCCTAGTTAACGTTGGCTTTACCCTGACTTTAGGGCACCATCACCCACAAAGCGGAAGGAGGATGAAAAAACTAAAGATAGAGGCAAAGAAAAGACTGGTACCAAGGAAGGAGACAAGGAGAGGGGAAGGGAGAAAGTAAGGAAACGCCGCAGTGCTTCCTCtggcagcagtagcagcagcaggttTGCTTTCCGACACATTCTTTTTATGGTCTATGCTCATGTTAGCAGTAAAATGTATCCTAGATGTTTTCTAACATAATATTTTTCCGTAtaaatttctgtattttcacTGACTGGATCCAGGTCTAGCtcatcatccagcagcagctctggtTCAAGCTCTGGTTCCTCAAGTGGATCCAGCTCATCTGGTTCAAGCCGCTCCGGATCCTCTACCTCTcgatcctcctcctcttcaagCTCCTCAGGCTCTCCAAGCCCCAACCGCAGACGGCATGACAACCGCCGTCGCTCCCGCTCACCGTAAGTTCTCCCTCAATGAATACAAAGATCTTATGTTTTTGAAATTTGATGTCTAGTATTTTCTCTTGTTTACATCATGgttatgtttattttgtcttatgattTTGCAGCTCAAAAAACCAGAAGAGAGGAGATGATAAAGAACGAAGGAAAAGAAGCCCCACACCCAAACCCACCAAGGTTCACTTAGGAAGGCTGACCAGGAATGTAACCAAGGTTAGctgaaacataaaacatctttttagtTTAGAAATGTCATTCAAGATTATGTGAACATCTCACACTTAATGTGTCAAGCAGATGATCGGGTACTCTCAAGGATTGAAGGATAACTATAGAAAGTGAGAAGTTTATATTTAGTCAGTGTTTTAAGCAGACTGcttaagacaaaactgagaaaatgaAAAGCCTGATTCACTAAGTAACTAAAGTAATGTAATAACATCACTCATCTAACAGAAATTTCTTTAATGACATACTGTTGTGTCACGGCTTAACAGGAGCACATCCAGGAGATCTTTTCTACTTATGGGAAAATCAAAATGATTGACATGCCAGTTGATAGGCTTCATACACACCTGCCTAAGGGCCATGCTTATGTGGAGTTTGAAACCCCTGAGGAGGCCCAGAAGGCCCTTAAACATATGGATGGAGGTAAGCAGGAATCATATGAGTGCTTCTGGATTACAGGATTATCAGGGCAGATTTTTGTGTGCTAACATCAAACAAGTGATTTTAATAACTATTAATTTGACAGGGCAAATTGATGGGCAGGAAATCACAGCAGCTGCAGTGTTGCCTCAGCGAATTCGCGCTATACCTCGTAGACCGTCTCCTCCTCGCAGAAtgcccccaccaccaccaatgTGGCGTCGCAGCCCACCACGCATGAGGAGAAGGTAGGATACCCATGTTTCTACCATTTCCAGCAGctcttaacattttatttatgcacTGTGGGAAGATCTTTGAATCTTACTGCTCTCCCACCAAagtgtttatgtttataaaataattataaacctaatttctatttttgtctttgaatCCATACAGGTCCCGCTCCCCAAGAAGGCGGTCCCCAGTACGTCGCCGCTCTCGCTCCAGATCTCCTGGACGCAGGCGCCATCGCTCTCGTTCCAGCTCTAACTCCTCTAGATAGACATGTGTTTTACATTTAGGTACCACATGGTCTCGTAGATTCTTAAACCAGATCAGCTGTAATTTTGCTTTTCCGGACTCTGTGGACTCAACAGAAGTTAAATAATCTTCATTGTCTCTCATATGAAGAGAAGAAGAGCAAAAGTGCTtatctttacattttgtttcagtattTTGTGGTAAgttgattctgtttttatattgttatctctgagaTCTGCAGATGTGTTCTTTAAATTGTGACTTCTTTTTACCTCGTATTGAATTTTTagacctttttgaaaaataaaaatgcagaagcatCAAGATTCAGAGattcagtatgtttttttttgtcaatgtaTTGTAAATAGTACAAAACTTGTAAATTATAAACCTTCAAGAAGTTTGTAAAAATTATCTCAAGATTTGAAATCATGGGCACATATTACCAAAATTGTGCTGTCCCACATTCTACATCATATCTGATAAAGTGAGACAACTGAACCTTTaggaaaattaaactaaaattcaTAATAACGACCTCAGAGATTATtattgctatttatttattttgttgggATAGACCTTAATCATAACTTGGGACAACAATTACAGCTGTCTTTATAACATATTTATATTCCAGATAGCAGGCACATTTAAGCCTAGTCTGGACTACTTTGTGACTTTGACACATTTTCCACTTATGGCTCAGTTGAAATCCCACATTTGTGCCAAatatttctttgctttgttttaccaAAACATGCAATTTGCAGGCGAGCTTTGGGATTGACCCTAAATCTTTCTGGGACATCATCCCCATTAAAGGCACGTGACATCCATGCTTAACCTATGATAAAATTCCTTGTGAGCTGATTTATTAGGCCAAGAAATAATTGCACTTAAGCTTAAGTGCTTGGCccacattaatttaattaattccaCTTTCACATGAGCAGGCGAACtagcaaataataaaacaaatcaaactgttcTATCAAATTTAAATCACCAAGATAGGTTTTTACATAAGTTTCTAAATCAGGGTGTAGCCTGATTGATGGGACAATCGAGCGCATTTCCGCACATTCACCGCTAGGTGGCTCATTCCTGAATGAGAATGAAAGTTGAGAAATTGCATCTGTCATTGTCGTGTCTCGTAACTGCTTTGGCAGCATCCACAGCAGACCACACTCCAGTTTATAGCCTTTTCGCAACTAGTCACCTAATCAGCTGTTTTGGCGCAGACACAGTCCTGTGCGTCCACTGACATTACTTTTGATGCCTGACAGTCGGTGGATTTCAGCCACTGATCGGATCAGAATCGACTCTGTTATGGCTTCGGAACAGGAAAAGAAGAGACAACGTGTTAAACAGCTTCTAGGGAAACCTGGGAATGGAATCTGTGCCGACTGCGGAGCTGCAGGTAGGCTGGAGGCGTCTCATTGACAGCTTCATGTCATATTGCgattacttttattcatttttacaacttaaagctttttcttcttttttcttattgatTCTAAGACGAAACCATTCAACCGCGCCCCGTCTTGACAGACTGTCTTGTTATTGGAGGCTACAAGGTTCTCAGTCACTGTGACAGGATATGATAAACTTTATAGGACAATGAACATTGTCTGACCGCAGAGCAGTGAGTTAAGAACCTTTGTACATGAGCTAATAATGACATCTGAAAATCTtgactttaaatatttataaatatttgcGCTAATGTAAACTGTAAATGCATATAATTTCAACCCAGTTTTAATTGGGGGGAACCGTAGCTCTGTACATGGGATTTATTATAGAAAGCTTTGCATATAGACGGAGGAGCCATGCATTCATTTAGGTGGCTGGTTTCCTTCAGCACACACTTGTGGTTACACACCCTTGAAATTTAGTCTGAATAGTTAACACTTCTCAGATCTGCATCACAGAGCTTCGTTGCACATGCAAACATGTGGTTTGTGAAATCTACATTTATTTGCTCATGAGATGTTGAAAAATTGTAGCTTGAGGCTGAAATGTTAATGAGGTTTATGAGAGCTTCTTATCAAGTGCACCACCCATTCAGTTAAACTTATTTCACATCCATTCTTAAAACGGTTCTTATTAtatacagaaaataagaagtgACCGATTTTAAGCTTAGTTTGTGTTATAACTTTATGTTATTGATTGAGTTTGGGATTAGCTCTCTGCACTTTTCTTTGATACAGTGCAGCTTGTAGATTGACTTTACGTAAATAAATAACCCAGATGGCAAGAGAATGCATTGCAATGTTATATTTTTAGCATTGCCGTCatgctgaaggaaaaaaaaaagttcaggttCATTGCTCTTATCTTAATTTTGTGTTCTATGTGTGTGGCTTGAGACAGAGTTTCATGggtttagtgtttttttgttttaaggaGCTGCATCTCACTGATACAAACATGAAACTGCCCACTTCTCTGACTTACTTTAAAAACCCCCCACTGCATCAACTTTAATTTCACTTTGCAGTGATCAGAGTAATGATTCTGAAAATGACTTTTGAGTGTGGAAAAAGCTTTAGCTCTGTTTATAAAACCACAGACCTCTGCTGGAGCATTTATGTTCTCAGTGCAAATTGGGGTCACAAAGACAAGCCTGCTGTTCTCTAGTGACCTGCTTCTAGTCTTCTCTACAGTGCACTCATGTGGGAagtatgtatttaattttagacGTAATGACGAATAGTTCAGTGTTGAGGCCTACTTGTATTAGGGGGCAAAACAGTTGACAGCTATACAGTAGCTGtctaataaattaaatgctcttaaaacaaaatgaatgaaaaatacttttcaatgacaaaaaaaaaaaaaaaaaaaaaccaaacaaacaaacaaaaaaaaaacagttgtgcaaaatgcaaaaacaaaagatactTTGAACTCAAGACAAACTATCTCGATATAAGCGATATTCCCTCATTCTATATTGTGTGTGATAAAGtatcgatatatttgaaaatatcgatatattgcccagccctaatctCTTGCTTTATAAGTTTCCTTTACAAGTTTGATGTGATTGCTTGATCCCttcactgttttcatttaatcttgAAGCACTGTTCATGTTCTCTACTTTCACAGCTTTTTACTTGACTCAAGAATCTGCTCATGTATTTAAACCAAATTTCAAAACCCAGATCTTCTTTAAATGCATGAATACTGTACTTGACCTTTTTAAGTGTCTGTAACTTGTCAAAATTTTATAGAGcagggttatttttattttattttttttagggtTTACACTAGTTTTTTTTGGTTATCTCTTTGTTCAGGAAGTGTTTTACACAGTTTGTACATAAAGCTTATACAAATGTAATTGAAACATGTGGATGGATTATATATCAGGACAGTGTATAATTGGTCTGATTGactatttaataaaataatgttaaagttATGATAGTTCGAACAGTCACCACTTTGAAATAGTGACCTGCTAGACATTCACATAAAATCTTCTCATTATTCATTATTTGTGTGTGAATCTGTATTTCTTAATTCTGCATTTCAGACCCAGAGTGGGCATCCTACACCCTGGGGGTTTTTGTGTGTCACAGCTGCTCAGGCCTTCACAGAAACATTGCTCATATTAGCAAGGTCAAATCTCTCTTACTGGATCCCTGGAGCCCTTCTGAGTTGGAGGTGAGAACTGTTCAGTCACTTTTATTTCTGAAAGCCCTTTTCAGAGCAGATCAGCCCTTGTTTCAAACTTGGCTTGCAGTAAGGCCTGCATCTTTGCTTCACCCATACTGGCCTGCTCCACTTAGAGCATCACTGTCTGCCTCCTGCTCGGCCTCTGCAGCCCCGCTTGGGAGAATAAGACAAGTCATCTGTATCAATGCAGCTGGAATTGAAAGGAATGAGCCAGCAGTTGGCAGACACAACCAGCATCTTTGTATATATATGCAAGGGTGTTTGTGTGGGACTATGAAGAATCCAttctgaaaaacacatttatttcacaGAAAATCTCAAGAACAGTGAAAAGATTTCACGTTTTCATTGAGATTAACTATGTGATAATCTTATTTTGTAGGAATGTCTGCACCTAATCATTCTATTTTTCTCCTTGGGGGTATATacattaatttttatattttctgtattttctttctgcttccaaTGCATGTTGATCAGTGTCCTTTGTTTGTAATAGAGACACAAAAGCAAAGGCTCTATGTCAGTGGGACTGTCTGTTTTAACCAAGGATTCAGCACTGAGCTGCAAGTGCTTAACATTTACTCAATACATTGACCTgctgtgtctttttttaaatggttgttACAGATTgcaataaaacttttatttgagACATAAAACACAGTACTTATGGTTGTGTTTAGATCTGGCATGGTCCCATAATGAGGCATATGTGGAATTCATTACAAGCTTCCTGTCAAATCAAACTAAATGTATAATTAAttgattataattttttatatattccaTTTGACTGATCACTTTTTCTAAATGGTTCTTAGACTTGGCAGTGAACAAGGACAAAATGAAAGGCAGATTACAACTGAATGCTTGTAGATTTATTTGGCAATGTGACTCACAGTTGCTCTAACTTCGCTATTTGTAGCTCCAACACTAACATATTAAGCTTCATCACTAACATTCTTGCATAATAATATGACCTCAGCCGAGAAGCAAAATCCCTCTACTAGTACTAGTTATTAAATTCAACAGAGTTCATTTCCCTCTGGGTAATTTTAAAGTTAAGAATAACAGAGTCTTTTTTAATATACATGACGTTCTATTAACATTGTATTATGCTTACATTTTATAGTTATTAaagttttgatattttatcaACGTTGTTGCAGTGTGCTGTGCATCATTGAAATGATGGCAGAATCAGCATTGACTTCCTGTAATTTGTGGctaaaaaaacactgaatcatTTAATATCATATATGGTTTGCTCAGATAACAGTCTGGTGTCTCTGAAACCATATAACATAGTAACCGTTGGTGAAAAGCGTGCAGGTTATGTCCACCAATCTGCCATAACATCATGAATACCTGTCTAACATTGAGTAGAACGTGTTTCCcatgttgagttttttttctttgcagtttaTGGACTCTGTAGGTAACATTGCTGCCAAGGCCAAATATGAACAGATTGTTCCTGCCTTCTACTACTGTCCTACATACAAAGATTGCTTGTAAGTACTGCACCTTCCCTTGCCTTCCTTATTGTTTGATTCAGGTATTTCTGCCCAGATAGAGTTCAGGACTGTGATGTCACACCACAAAGCATTATGGGACTTGCAGACACGCCGGTTCAGATTCCGGTTTCAGTTAAGATGAGCACATCTTGACAGTTCGGTGCCAGGATAATACCTAAAAGGTTTATTTCTGGTCATCTTGGATTCATCTTATTTCAAACATCTATGGTCATAGAAAAATTCATGCATTTAACGAAAGCTTATCAAGTTTTCTAAAACTCATCTGAGGAGTCAAGTCAAATTTTACTTAGGGACTTTTTGTATTACTTGTTGagtattttgtaaaaaaaaaaagacaaatgcaaatctttatatttttgaaaACATAATACTAGTTTGTATTAGTGgtacatttatttttgctcCACAAGTGTTTTGGTTTTCCTGAGATGTCATGCAGAAGCTCCACAGTGATAAGAAAGGTCCAGTGCTATGAACAGGAAGCAGTGGTTCAGTATGACAGTTTCTGGACAACCATTTagtgataaaaaacaaaacataaaaaaagaactatTCAGTGATACAACACCAAGCTGTCAAGTTAGAAACTCAGTGGGACTTGCACtgtgtttaaaatgcaaaagagTTTAAGCATTAAGGCAAACCCATTAACTGTGAAGACCTTGAAGCATTTTGGGAAGAACTGCATGAAACTGTTCCAATAAAAACTTGAGCATGTTAATTAAGAGTGGCACAGAAGGTTGAGCATATTGAAATCACCTGtctttgtgaaaatgaaaattgaaTATGACTACAAATGCAAGATTAATTACAACAAAGATAGATATACGAGATTAAAATCACAGAATGAGCCATAAAATCAGTACCAGTACCGTTAGAGGaaagtcctgttttttttttactaattataATGTAGAAGttgtgttttaaaagaaagtccAGAAGTCTGGCATCCATGAAAGTTAATGGGATATTTACAACAGAGCAGCTGAGGCTATAAGTAAACAAATCAAATCCAGGTAGAATTGAACATCTCATGCATTATTCTACAGACTCGTGCGGGACCAATGGATCCGAGCTAAATATGAGAGGAAGGAGTTTATATGTGTGGAGAGACAGGAGGGTTACTCTGCAGGTAAGAATAAAGTGTGTCTCTGTTTGGTGACACATGAAATGATATTATACTTGTTGCATATTCAGGAACAAAAGCTGCATGAATACTCAGCAGCGGAGCATCATCTGTTGTTACCAGCATTTTTGGCTGAACAGCATATAAGGTGGAACATATGGGGCCTCATCTCAGGCTAcacttttattgcttttttttattagagttaaagaaattactttaatttgGGAACTGTTTTGGTAGCAGGACTTTCAGACTACAGTACACTACCATTTATTATAgatttatttactgtatgtaaCTGCATACATATACTGCATATACATTAAATGTTAACAGCACTGATAACAAGCATCTTCTTCTTATTCAGAAGACTGAATAAAACTTATCAACAGTCTcaaaaaactgtcaaatatgACTACATGTtctgctgatttaaaaaaaaaaaaaaaaaggacagacaAGATGCATACCAACATGCTTTCTATCAGGTTTTATTGACTCATTCCCTTGACAACTTCTGTGCCGGAAACAGGAAGCTGTTCaaaaataaagtctgtttttccTCCCTCAGAGAAAGCCTGATAAATAAGACTTTCTCATCAACATTTAGAAACCATACTGTCCTGCTCTATACCTCAGTTGTGGACATTATGGGTGGGCTATCTCATCAACTTTTCCAGTAAAGTGACATCACAGTGCCACTGTGTCAGGTTTGCACAAATGTTTTGAGTTCACATCCTGTGGAATTGCCCACACGATGAGGAAACCGTTTGTGATGTCTAATACCCATAAAGTTCCCTTTTTAACCAAAGCATATTAGGTTCTCTCTCTCAGAGCTATGTCTCACATTTGCATTCAAAATATTATTATGTGatttaatatgtttgttttttgcacaCAAGACAACTATaaagactttttatttgtttgtagaCTGGCTCATTGAACTGAGGTCATAAAGTAAATGCAAAGTGCATccagaaagtaaaaaaataaaaataaaaaatcatagTTTCAGGTAGAGATGATAAAGACAGAGTCTCATGACTGTTGGTCACCATCTCTCCGTCAATGGCTTCTTGTGCTGTGCCGTGCAAAGGTTTAGGAACATGTGGTAGTATGTCTCAGCCATTGAGGAAGAATGACCTCTTTGTGTGCACATTTTCTATAGTACACTGctcatagatttaaaaaaaaaaaaaaatttgctttgTTCAACATAGTGGCCAATGAATTATTGATGAAACTGTTGCTCAACCAAGAATTTCCTGCTCTTAAGTCATGGCAGCTGAGGAATCAGAGAAACGTGCATGTGAACACAATTTATTATTTCAGGTGTATTTATGAGAGAAAGCAGCCGGCTTTTTGTTGGATTATCACTTTACTTCAACTCCCACTATAAACTAAGGGTCAGTCTTCTTCTTTCTAGGGAAACTAGTTTTCTTACAAGTTTTTATAAGTAAGTAGTTCACTTGTTTCTGATGTAGTCTGTTTTAAGAAAATTCCTGGGAAATAAAGAACAATTATAAAACTAGATGTGTCATATGGGTTAATTAGTCTTTTGTAAGACCTTCTTGAGTACCATCACTTTTAGCTCCATACCAGTTAAACTACCATAAAATTATTAGAATAACTAATTCAAACAATAAGTAATTATGCATAATGGTCATGTTCACACTACAGtgcaataaagttaaataatgcTTACTGTCGGTTATCTTCCATAAATCTTATCACTTTTGTAGATGAAGCATTTAAATGCTTCATGTATTGTTGGTCTGTATGATCATATACTGTAAGTAAGTCTGCATGTTGCTTTGCTTTTCCTATATCCAGTGCTGTTTCTGTTGGGCAAAGTAGCCAGCCAGTATCAGGAAGGCAACCAGAAACAGAGCCCTACACCTGcaattgtgtgtatgtgtttgtgttaggGATAGGTGTATGCGTGTCTGCTTCTGTGACGTTGCAGTGACAGTTGCAGCTAAattatttatgtcttttaacaGCAGATGTTCTTCCTCTCACCACTGacgaggtttttttttttaaactgtgaccACAAATGCTATAAGTGCATGAAAAAACCTTTTCCACCCACACCCACGCATGCACACACTGCCACAAGTATTGCAAATCCTTGTGGGTGCGTTCAGTCGACCAGTAATGTTTTTGCTTGCATAAGAAGAGATTTTCTGAAGCATTGGTGTTGCTTAATAGGTTGTGGCACTCTGACCCCGCACACattaacaggaaaattaaagagatttactaatgaaaacaaaaacatgatttcACTTTCCAATTATAAAAGATGAGGTTTGATTTTAATACATGCGATACTATCTAAAAGTTcaaacacacctgtaaacatctAAGCTTTACAGCTTAGCGTTTGTTTAAGTCAGTGATGCTAAATTGATATTCTCAATGATGAGCCCTTCATATGCAGTCAGACcttcattaaaataaagaaataaatacatagaaGATACAACAAAGGAACACATTCAGACAGCAGTCAACACCACTCCACCAATGATCCAGTCTGCAAGTTAGTGCCCAGAACACTTAATACactttaagataaaataaaaaaatatataccaTGCCAGTACATGGTCAAGTTGTTTAATAATGTTCCTTGCCTTTTGGACTGCTTTTTACCCCCAGAGAGAGCTCTGGTCTTCCTGTTGGTCTCCAATAATCTTAGAGCAGACCTTAAcatgcatgcattttttttcttaacagatAATCCTTTAACCCTTACATATAGTTCGAATCAAATTTAACCCGTTTTGACTTTTGACAGCAGTAAAATTACACTAAATATAATTCTTGTGGCCTGAAATTTGATGACTTTTCCTAAAGTGAGCTAAATAcatagaaatgagaaaaatatacaattgCTTATTTTGTATTGGTGCTAGTTTTGCAAGTTTTGGACATTTCGGCTGTTTCAGGTCATATTTGACCCATAACTATTTAGATGGATTTTAAATGTGCCAGTGTGGGTCACATCAAGGAAGATTATGGTTTCAGGAAATCTTGAAACTGTGAAACACTACAGGTCAGTGTttctgagtatttttttttcaaggggGACCTGGACCCTCACACAGACACTGTCTATGGAGTGATCATATATGGTGCATGAAGGGAACAGAAGTCATGCAGAGGTCACAAGTAACACAGACACAATATCTGCGCCTGAgatgtaatataataataatgactgaTAAGATGACTGATGGTGAGGAGCAGGCAGCAAAGCAGATGTTTAtataagacaaaacaaataaaaaagataaatgtgaaAGTGATAAATGTTGAgttcataataataattaagtaGTGGTGTttagctcaactggttgaaCAGCCAGTTCAAGCCAGTATGGCTAACTGTCACTCTCTCTCAGACCCCCTTTTCTGTCCACTAACTGTATAATAAAGGCCACTagaaccaagaaaaaaagataCCAATCGTTTGTTATGATGCAGCTATTAAGACAGTGTTCAGTGGTTGCAGTGGTGAAACATGGTTATATTATAAATTCTAACAGTTCCAAAAGGTTCATACAATTTTTAAATTGAGTAAAATATATCTTAGTTATTATAGATTTTAGGTTTTAGTTAAAACAGGAGATGATTGTGTGTTGTAATAaatgcttctttctttcttataaaACCTAACAAATAAACTCTCCCTGCTtactaaaacatttattaaggATAAATTATGCATTTATTAATGTGACAAAAGCTATTTAGACATTCTAAATAGATCTGCAGTTTAAGGTTTGATATAGttcagtggtttccaaccttttttccttggggaccccttTCATGCAAACACTAAAAAGCATGGACCCTCCGCCCCTTTCCGTGCTGAAATCATGCTTGATTTTATGATTTCAAGTGAGgttctcaccataaatactgtaGTCTAGCTGAGTCCCATCCttcaataaagccaaagttaaattaacaacatataacccttcttttctttcttaaaatagggaaaTGTGTGGACATTGATTACAAcagctctgaatgttcaaagcctcaggga from the Melanotaenia boesemani isolate fMelBoe1 chromosome 2, fMelBoe1.pri, whole genome shotgun sequence genome contains:
- the LOC121651144 gene encoding RNA-binding protein with serine-rich domain 1-like, which codes for MAPSPTKRKEDEKTKDRGKEKTGTKEGDKERGREKVRKRRSASSGSSSSSRSSSSSSSSSGSSSGSSSGSSSSGSSRSGSSTSRSSSSSSSSGSPSPNRRRHDNRRRSRSPSKNQKRGDDKERRKRSPTPKPTKVHLGRLTRNVTKEHIQEIFSTYGKIKMIDMPVDRLHTHLPKGHAYVEFETPEEAQKALKHMDGGQIDGQEITAAAVLPQRIRAIPRRPSPPRRMPPPPPMWRRSPPRMRRRSRSPRRRSPVRRRSRSRSPGRRRHRSRSSSNSSR